One Setaria italica strain Yugu1 chromosome II, Setaria_italica_v2.0, whole genome shotgun sequence DNA segment encodes these proteins:
- the LOC101773170 gene encoding disease resistance protein RPM1 → MAEAVLNAISKIGTVLGDEVINFIIEEASKKITNLRELPKNIKHVARELSMMNNVIQDLDTTNLSSNVVKGWTAELRKLAFHVEDVMDKYAYHAFQVQEEGSLKRFFKGAHNAKVFSEIADEVVYIKGEIEQVKKLQKDYFPAVQAVPAGPAVIVRRGSRGCLPELIQDDDLVGITFNQQKLIGWIHRDDPNRRLITVSGMGGLGKTTLVMNVFEREKTKFPVHAWVTVSQTYTIDGLLRDLLRKIGYKDSMEKMDNHELRDKLKSHLGTRKCLVVLDDVWNKEVYHQMEDTFNSLQASRIIITTRRYDVASLASSEHHLQIQPLESSDAFNLFCRRAFNNTAERKCPPELEDVAASIVDRCKGLPLAIISMGSLMSSKKPTKHAWNQVYNQFRSELAKPDNVQAILKLSYNDLPGNLRNCFLYCSLFPEDYIMSRESLVRQWVAEGFAVTNENNTPEDVAELNLVDLITRNMLQVKDYDELGRVDTCVMHDIVRDLALSIAKDERFGSANDQRSVIQMNQEVRRLSLCGWNDSDVRAVRFPHLRTLFSLDGVTSTPHMLDSVFSKSSYLTVLELQDSEITEVPASIGNLFNLRYIGLRRTKVKSLPECIEKLSNLQTLDIKQTNIEKLPRGIVKMKNLRHLLADRVVDEKQKDFQYFAGVQAPKDLSNLVELQTLETLEATNELADQLENLKKLQSVWIGKVSAMHSAKLFATLSKLPLLSSLLLNASDENQTLQLEALNPQSKQLHRLIIRGHWADGTLQCPIFHGHGKNLKYLALSWSGLQEDPLQLLAPHVPNLSYLGLNRVSSADTLVIPEGRFPRLKTLVLKNLSNVNLLTIGKDAIKNIEGLYIVALPKLDKVPKDIESLCSLKKLWLLYLHKDFKAQWDRDEMHQKMPYVLELRI, encoded by the coding sequence ATGGCAGAAGCAGTGCTAAATGCAATCTCAAAGATTGGCACTGTTTTAGGAGATGAAGTTATTAACTTCATCATAGAGGAAGCATCTAAAAAAATAACTAATCTTAGGGAACTGCCAAAAAATATTAAGCATGTTGCCAGAGAATTGAGTATGATGAACAATGTAATACAAGATTTGGATACCACGAATCTCAGTAGCAATGTGGTTAAGGGGTGGACTGCAGAGCTACGAAAGCTGGCCTTCCATGTTGAGGATGTAATGGACAAATATGCATATCATGCTTTTCAGGTGCAGGAAGAAGGATCACTGAAGAGATTCTTCAAAGGCGCACATAATGCCAAAGTATTTAGTGAGATTGCTGATGAGGTAGTTTACATAAAGGGTGAGATTGAGCAAGTAAAAAAACTGCAGAAGGACTATTTCCCTGCTGTCCAGGCTGTTCCAGCAGGTCCTGCTGTAATTGTTCGGCGAGGATCTCGAGGCTGCTTGCCAGAGCTTATTCAAGATGATGATCTTGTGGGGATTACATTCAATCAGCAAAAGTTGATTGGATGGATTCACCGTGATGACCCAAACCGCAGACTGATAACAGTGTCGGGtatgggtggattggggaaaaccaCTCTGGTTATGAATGTTTTTGAGCGTGAGAAAACCAAATTCCCTGTTCATGCATGGGTCACGGTGTCACAGACCTACACAATAGATGGCTTGCTGAGAGATCTACTCAGAAAGATCGGGTACAAAGATAGTATGGAAAAAATGGATAACCACGAGTTGAGAGATAAACTGAAAAGTCACCTAGGTACCAGAAAATGTTTGGTTGTGTTGGATGATGTTTGGAATAAGGAAGTGTATCATCAAATGGAAGACACTTTCAATAGTCTCCAAGCAAGCCGTATCATCATCACAACACGGAGATATGATGTTGCATCTCTTGCATCTTCAGAACACCATCTTCAGATACAGCCTTTGGAAAGCTCTGATGCATTCAACCTCTTTTGCAGAAGGGCCTTTAATAACACAGCAGAGCGGAAGTGCCCCCCAGAGCTCGAGGATGTGGCTGCTTCTATAGTAGATAGGTGTAAGGGCCTGCCATTGGCAATTATATCTATGGGCAGCCTCATGTCCTCAAAGAAACCAACAAAGCATGCCTGGAATCAAGTGTACAATCAGTTCCGGAGCGAGCTAGCTAAACCAGACAATGTCCAGGCAATTTTGAAGCTAAGCTACAATGACTTACCAGGGAACCTCAGAAACTGTTTCCTATACTGCAGCCTTTTTCCTGAAGATTACATCATGTCAAGAGAGAGCCTTGTCAGGCAGTGGGTTGCTGAAGGATTTGCTGTGACCAATGAAAACAACACACCGGAGGATGTGGCTGAACTAAATCTTGTGGATCTCATTACAAGGAACATGCTGCAGGTTAAGGATTATGATGAGCTTGGCAGGGTGGACACATGTGTGATGCACGACATTGTGCGTGACCTAGCTCTGTCAATTGCTAAAGACGAGAGGTTTGGCTCTGCAAATGATCAACGTTCAGTGATACAGATGAACCAAGAAGTACGTCGCCTGTCATTGTGTGGATGGAACGACAGTGATGTACGTGCAGTGAGATTCCCGCACCTTCGCACTCTGTTTTCACTTGATGGTGTAACATCCACTCCTCACATGCTGGACTCAGTCTTCTCTAAATCAAGCTACCTTACTGTTCTAGAGTTGCAAGATTCTGAAATAACTGAAGTGCCAGCATCTATAGGGAATCTGTTTAATCTACGTTATATTGGCTTGCGGCGTACTAAAGTTAAGTCACTCCCAGAATGTATTGAGAAGCTATCCAACCTACAGACACTGGACATCAAGCAAACAAATATAGAGAAGCTACCTCGAGGCATCGTTAAGATGAAGAACCTGAGGCATTTGTTAGCTGACAGAGTTGTAGATGAGAAGCAAAAAGATTTCCAGTACTTTGCTGGGGTACAGGCACCAAAGGATCTCTCTAACTTGGTAGAACTTCAGACTCTCGAGACTCTGGAAGCTACAAATGAATTAGCAGACCAATTGGAAAACCTAAAAAAACTACAGAGCGTGTGGATTGGCAAAGTCAGTGCGATGCATTCTGCAAAGCTTTTCGCTACTCTATCCAAGCTGCCACTTCTTTCCAGCTTGCTACTCAATGCAAGTGATGAGAACCAGACACTTCAATTGGAAGCTCTCAATCCGCAGTCCAAACAGCTCCACAGGTTGATCATCCGAGGCCACTGGGCTGATGGGACACTGCAGTGCCCAATATTTCACGGCCATGGGAAAAATCTCAAGTATCTAGCTCTAAGCTGGTCTGGTCTTCAGGAAGACCCACTCCAACTGCTTGCGCCACACGTCCCAAACCTCAGCTATCTGGGGTTAAACAGGGTAAGCAGTGCAGATACCTTGGTAATACCTGAAGGGCGCTTCCCACGACTGAAGACGCTTGTGCTTAAGAACCTTTCCAATGTCAACCTATTGACTATTGGAAAGGATGctataaaaaatattgaagGTTTATATATCGTGGCTCTGCCCAAGCTGGATAAAGTTCCTAAAGACATCGAATCCCTCTGTTCTCTAAAGAAGCTGTGGTTGTTGTATCTTCATAAAGACTTCAAAGCTCAGTGGGACAGAGATGAAATGCACCAGAAGATGCCATACGTTTTAGAGCTTCGTATCTAA